A genomic segment from Nodularia sphaerocarpa UHCC 0038 encodes:
- a CDS encoding DUF389 domain-containing protein — MFRRWFANNLGVGQARKEQVYLEICSSLSLDDASYWIQVLFAAGIATLGLVLNSPAVIIGAMLISPLMGGILANGLALAAGDVILAMRSLLNLIISCLVAISFAVLLVTLLPFKEITSEILARTRPNILDLVIALFSGAVGSVAICKEPKGVATSIPGVAIAVALMPPLCVVGYGIGVAISLNSAQGLQVASGGGLLFFTNLVAITFTAMLVFLGLHIDNDQVREKVREWRNTHPESVWVQGLLEKLPAYGKFRKIGSLPGRLLLIFITIVAIIFPLNRSLRQLGREIAIQQQDNRNRSLATDVWQKNFAKLPDGETRSFISNISTSEQNDKLTIQLQVFTSQQYSSDEQDSYIKQLASRLGRPPELLALKLVEIPTASNELLRPVPKEQPPEPVLSIAQLQSTFVQEVQSALGDLRFPPPAEMINYELMTSPVVPLSIRLVYLSERDIDGDAQTLVADRIRSLLNYESAQVSMQRIASNLGTISFDQEKSEISSDDIKLLDRVGQILRQQPSLNLEMIVNQEADELAEVVPGRSQEIIEYLESKWEITGDRINWQTGTESQRTAILKLTVKSRRKLPLTTRPESP, encoded by the coding sequence ATGTTTAGACGCTGGTTTGCCAATAACTTGGGAGTAGGTCAAGCTCGTAAAGAGCAAGTATACCTGGAAATATGCAGTTCACTCAGCCTTGATGATGCTAGCTATTGGATTCAAGTTCTGTTCGCGGCTGGTATTGCTACCTTGGGACTAGTTCTGAATAGTCCAGCTGTAATCATTGGCGCAATGCTGATTTCTCCATTGATGGGGGGGATTTTAGCCAATGGACTCGCACTGGCTGCGGGGGACGTAATTTTGGCGATGCGCTCACTACTGAATTTAATAATTAGTTGTCTGGTGGCTATTTCCTTTGCTGTATTACTGGTAACATTGCTGCCATTTAAAGAAATTACCAGTGAGATTTTAGCTAGAACTCGGCCGAATATTCTGGATTTAGTCATCGCCCTGTTTTCTGGTGCTGTGGGGTCTGTTGCAATTTGTAAAGAACCCAAAGGGGTGGCGACTTCTATTCCTGGTGTGGCGATCGCAGTGGCTTTGATGCCGCCATTGTGCGTTGTAGGATATGGTATCGGGGTCGCTATCAGTCTTAATAGCGCCCAAGGATTACAGGTAGCTAGTGGTGGGGGCTTACTATTTTTTACTAACTTGGTAGCAATTACCTTCACTGCGATGCTGGTTTTTCTCGGACTGCATATTGACAATGATCAGGTGAGAGAAAAAGTTAGGGAATGGCGAAACACACATCCTGAGAGTGTCTGGGTTCAGGGTTTATTGGAGAAACTACCTGCTTATGGCAAATTTAGGAAAATTGGCTCCCTTCCAGGTAGATTATTGTTAATTTTTATTACCATTGTCGCGATTATTTTCCCCCTCAATCGCTCTCTGCGTCAACTCGGACGGGAAATTGCTATACAGCAACAGGATAATCGTAACCGAAGTTTGGCTACGGATGTGTGGCAGAAAAACTTTGCTAAATTACCCGATGGTGAGACACGTTCTTTTATCAGCAATATTTCGACATCAGAACAAAATGACAAGCTGACAATTCAACTTCAGGTGTTTACGAGTCAGCAATATTCATCAGATGAACAGGATAGTTATATTAAACAGCTAGCCTCTCGTTTGGGAAGACCTCCAGAATTATTAGCGCTGAAGCTGGTGGAAATTCCCACTGCTTCCAACGAACTTTTACGCCCAGTACCGAAGGAACAGCCTCCTGAACCAGTTTTAAGCATCGCGCAATTACAATCAACTTTTGTGCAAGAAGTGCAATCCGCCCTGGGTGATTTGAGATTTCCCCCACCAGCAGAAATGATTAATTACGAGTTAATGACTAGTCCAGTTGTACCTTTAAGCATCCGGTTAGTGTATCTGAGTGAACGCGATATTGATGGAGATGCTCAAACTTTAGTCGCCGATAGGATCAGAAGTCTGCTAAATTACGAGTCTGCCCAGGTGAGTATGCAAAGGATCGCCAGCAATCTCGGAACTATATCCTTTGATCAGGAGAAATCAGAAATTAGTTCCGACGATATCAAGTTATTAGACCGGGTTGGGCAAATTTTACGGCAACAGCCCAGTTTAAACCTGGAAATGATTGTCAATCAGGAAGCAGATGAGTTAGCAGAAGTTGTCCCTGGGCGATCGCAAGAAATTATCGAATATCTGGAATCAAAGTGGGAAATTACTGGCGATCGCATCAACTGGCAAACAGGAACAGAGTCTCAACGTACTGCAATACTCAAACTTACGGTAAAATCACGGAGAAAGCTACCACTAACAACTAGGCCCGAATCGCCCTAA
- a CDS encoding YihY/virulence factor BrkB family protein: MPKTRFISFFRHINRRTLKKTFTRTMERRLLGLGSEIAFNAMLSLFPAILALLTAIGLFEESLQETFKQLAAQLSQVAPKEVLDLVRDFTTREITQSRNGGLFSLSFVIAIWTASGAISTAMAAFDQIHQIPSAKTRPFWKAKLVSLGLTIATILLFVFASFLVFISDLLLGMAVNESSSLIFLLHLWQLLRWPLALGIIATAFSFVYRYGPSVWNSGTPMMPGAISAAVFWAFLSALFRTYVANFGNYNKVYGAVGAVIVLMLWLWMSAAVMLIGDQLNVTVGEQMQLKSNPNLLDKQSEN; encoded by the coding sequence ATGCCCAAGACTCGTTTTATCAGTTTCTTTCGCCACATCAATAGGCGCACCCTGAAAAAGACTTTTACCAGGACAATGGAAAGGCGACTTTTGGGACTTGGCTCGGAAATTGCCTTCAATGCCATGTTGTCGTTGTTTCCGGCGATTCTCGCCCTGCTAACAGCTATCGGCTTATTTGAAGAATCCTTGCAAGAAACCTTTAAACAACTGGCGGCTCAACTGAGTCAAGTTGCACCCAAAGAAGTACTAGATTTAGTTCGTGATTTTACCACTAGAGAAATTACCCAATCTAGAAACGGTGGTTTGTTTTCTCTCAGCTTCGTTATTGCCATTTGGACTGCTTCTGGAGCCATAAGTACTGCAATGGCTGCATTTGATCAAATTCATCAAATTCCCTCCGCAAAAACCCGCCCTTTCTGGAAAGCCAAACTTGTTTCTCTAGGATTAACAATCGCCACTATCTTACTGTTTGTCTTCGCTTCTTTCCTCGTATTTATCAGCGATCTACTCTTAGGAATGGCGGTAAATGAAAGTAGTTCTTTAATTTTCTTACTGCATCTTTGGCAACTGTTACGCTGGCCTTTGGCACTGGGTATTATTGCTACAGCCTTTAGCTTTGTCTATCGTTATGGACCAAGTGTATGGAATTCAGGAACACCAATGATGCCTGGTGCTATATCAGCAGCTGTTTTCTGGGCATTTCTGTCGGCATTATTTCGGACTTATGTAGCGAATTTCGGCAACTACAACAAAGTTTATGGTGCTGTGGGTGCGGTGATCGTGTTAATGCTGTGGCTGTGGATGAGTGCGGCGGTAATGCTCATAGGCGATCAATTGAATGTTACCGTAGGTGAACAGATGCAGTTAAAATCAAATCCAAATTTATTGGACAAGCAATCAGAAAATTAA
- a CDS encoding DUF4112 domain-containing protein produces the protein MPDSYRQFSGIDSDTQALTLKRLRRLSHILDKVVAVPGTPIRIGLDPLIGFIPIGGDVLGIILASYIVIEAARLGVPKAILSKMVLNVIIDGLVGTVPVMGDLFDFVWTANEYNIKLLEEHLQLPLRRKL, from the coding sequence ATGCCTGATTCTTATCGCCAGTTTTCTGGTATTGATTCTGATACTCAAGCACTGACATTGAAACGCCTGCGTCGGCTTAGTCACATCCTCGATAAAGTTGTGGCTGTTCCCGGAACGCCAATTCGCATTGGTTTAGATCCGCTTATAGGATTTATACCTATTGGTGGCGATGTTTTGGGCATTATCCTGGCTAGCTACATTGTCATAGAAGCTGCCAGACTAGGTGTGCCTAAAGCTATTTTGAGCAAAATGGTCTTAAATGTCATTATCGATGGCTTAGTAGGCACTGTCCCAGTCATGGGAGACTTATTTGATTTCGTTTGGACAGCCAATGAGTATAATATCAAACTATTAGAAGAACATTTACAGTTACCCCTGAGAAGAAAACTATAA
- a CDS encoding alpha/beta fold hydrolase, with product MKDWWQATFPQGRQSLIITDAHGYPVQIAYGEVGTGKPLVLLHGMGSWSYNWRHSIAQLSKYFRVICFDAKGYGFSEKPGLRREKNGHQLIELERILQVLCDQPAVIVAESLGGLVALALAEQNPQLIARLIVLNVPVFAESLPHWAMWILAKTPLEILQTIDSWRLAYLFAPLVREIMAIERRKVLFDPSILTQEDVYWITYPFIELPGTIVKVAEELQMAAQEIENWQVNKPNMLSKIQNNLAAIKCPTLIMWGDQDSWFPASHGEKLHQFIPLSQLKILDNCCHDASAGSSEVVNAAIIEFLQQTNFF from the coding sequence ATGAAAGATTGGTGGCAGGCTACGTTTCCGCAAGGTAGGCAAAGTCTAATTATTACTGATGCACATGGTTATCCTGTACAAATTGCTTATGGAGAAGTAGGTACAGGTAAACCCTTAGTATTATTACATGGAATGGGTAGCTGGAGCTACAATTGGCGGCACAGCATCGCTCAATTATCCAAATATTTTCGGGTAATTTGCTTTGATGCCAAAGGCTACGGTTTTTCGGAAAAACCTGGATTGCGGAGAGAAAAAAACGGGCATCAACTTATTGAATTAGAACGCATTCTTCAGGTATTATGTGATCAACCTGCGGTGATTGTCGCCGAATCTTTAGGGGGTTTAGTCGCCCTAGCTTTAGCTGAACAAAATCCTCAATTAATAGCACGTTTAATAGTTTTAAATGTACCTGTTTTTGCCGAAAGCTTGCCTCATTGGGCAATGTGGATATTGGCTAAAACTCCACTAGAAATCTTACAAACAATTGATTCTTGGCGTTTAGCATATCTATTTGCACCTTTAGTCAGAGAAATTATGGCCATAGAAAGGCGTAAGGTGCTGTTCGATCCATCAATTCTCACACAAGAAGATGTGTATTGGATAACTTATCCATTTATTGAGCTTCCTGGAACGATTGTGAAAGTTGCTGAGGAGTTACAAATGGCAGCGCAGGAAATAGAGAATTGGCAAGTCAATAAACCTAATATGCTCAGTAAAATTCAAAATAATCTCGCTGCGATTAAGTGTCCAACGCTGATTATGTGGGGAGATCAAGATAGTTGGTTCCCCGCCAGTCATGGGGAAAAGTTACATCAATTCATCCCCCTATCCCAGTTAAAAATTCTAGATAACTGCTGTCATGATGCCTCTGCTGGTTCATCTGAGGTTGTAAATGCCGCTATTATTGAGTTTTTGCAACAGACAAATTTTTTCTAG